The genomic interval CAGCTCATCGAGCCGGTCATTGCCGCCGAAGCCGCCCGTCGTCATACGACCAAGGATGTGCGCCGCATTCAGGAAAACCTCGAAGCGCTGAAAGCCTGCAGCGGGTCTTTTGAGCAGTTGACGCAGGTGGACATGGAGTTTCATGTGCTCATTGCCAAGGCGACGCACAACCCGGTCGTGCCGCTGATCATCCATCCCATCCAGCAGCTCATGCCGCGTATCAAGTTGAACGTGTACCTCTCCGTAGAGGACGCCCATGCGTCGGCCGTCGAATGGCACACGGCCATCGCCGAGGCCATCTTCGCGCGGGATGCCGAGCGGGCAGAGGCGTGCATGGCACAGCACCTCCGCATTGCAGAAGAGCACGTCCGGAAGATGCTGGTGGCGCTGGAAGACAAAGCGAAGCCATTGCGGAACGGAGAGTCGGCAAGCGCCTCTTGAGCAGTTTCTGTTTTTGAAAACAGTGTGAAGCACATCTCGCGTGTTGTATGACATGTTACATCACACTATCTTCTCAGGCGAGAGTTAATCATTCGGTAAAGGAAAACCGCTTCCGGCGGCTTTCATCCATCCTCATAAACAAACGCTTACAGCCATGAAGCTGCGCTACTACCTGTCGACTGCGGTGGCCGCTCTTTTCCTGATCGGCGGCACGGCATGGGCCCAGGTGACCGTCGTCAGGAGCGGCAACTGGAGCGACCCGACGACCTGGTCTACGGGGGCCGTTCCGACCGCCACCGACGACGTGGTCATCGAAGACAGTACAGTGTATGTCGATGTTGCGGACGCCAAGGCTCGCAACGTGACGATTCGGGGGAGCGGCCAACTCCTCTATCAGCGCGATCCTTCGCTGCAGGGCTTCGAGCTCTCCGTGCACGGGAATCTCGTGATCGAAGGCCCGGACGCCGAGTTGCGGCCACTTTCGCAGGAAGATCAGACAACCGGCCAGGGGCTGGGCATCGTCTATCATCGCCTGGTCGTCTACGGCGACATCGACAACAGCACGGGCGGAACGTTCGACATGCGTCGCGGCGCGACGAGCTCGAATCCGCCCACGGCCGCTTTTGTCGACCTCTACTTTGTGGGCGATACCGACTCGCACGTAACGCTGGGTGAGTATGACACCAATAAAAACCAGCTCTTTCAGGTTTTTATTCAGAAAGAAAACGGGGCGCGGGTAGTGCTGCATAGCGACGTAACCCAGGACAACAACAGCCTGGCCAAGCTCCACCTCGACAGCGGCTACATCGTCACGAACGAGTTCCGCTGGCGGGTATATTCGAACAGCTCCAGTGCGGTGGTGGGCGGCTCGCCGGAGTCCTATGTGATCGGTGCGCTGTCGCGGGGCATCCCTACCAACTCGAGCGGAAGCGCTTATGAGCGTGTCTTTCCGGTGGGCGATGAAAATGGTTATCGTCCTGTCACGATATATTCTTCGGCGAAGATAAGTGATGATCAAGACTTTGAGGTTCGGGTGATTCCGGGCGATGCCGATCCCGGTGGGGCTACGTTCCAGGGTGGATTGACGGATGTGTCCCCGGTGCGGTACTACGCCTTCACCATGTACGACCGGGATTCGAGCGACCCGTACACGGTGGAGAAGATCGCCATTACCTATGGCTCGGACGACGGGGTTCCCGAGGGGAGCAGCGATTTCGTGGTGGCCACGTCCGTGGATGAAAACCGTATGGTGTGGCGCAACAGTGGCGGTTTCGATCCGGCTACCGGCCAGCCTCACGTGACGAGTCTGGCCAATCCGCCGACGCCGATTCAGTCCGATATGTTGACGGACTTCATGTTCGAGCTTACGTTGGTGCCCGGAAATCCGCCGCAGATTGCGCGGGACACCTACTACGCGGCCATCGGTACGAAGAGTGCCTTCACGGTAGCGGCCGAAGAGATTACGGCCGTGGATGGCTTCCGACTGGGTCCGGCCTATCCCAATCCCTTCCAGGAGGCTACGCGCATTGTGCTGGAGTTGCCGCGCGTGGCTCCGGTGGACGTCCGCGTGTACGACCTGCTCGGCCGTGAAGTAGCCCGGCTGGCGGAGGGAACGTGGACGCCCGGTACGCACACACTGATGTGGAAACCGGCTGCTGGGGTTGCGCCGGGGCTCTACCTCATCCGCGTGCAGGCGGGAGCCCTGACGGCAACCCGGAAAGTGATGGTGGTGCGCTAAAGCATGGCGGTGTGGGCGGCGGCGGCCATGTGCCGTCGCCGCCCACTGCTGTCTGCCAGAACCAGAGCAGTCATGCGACACGAGATTGTTTCGGAATTGATCCGGCGCGGGGCGGTGGCCGTCATCCGCATGAGCGACCCCGAGCGCCTGGTGCGCGTGGTGGAAGCCATCTGCGAGGGCGGTGTGACGGCCATCGAAATCACGATGAGCGTACCGCGCGCCTTTCAGATGATCGAAGAAGTCGCGCGTCGCCTGGGCGACGTGGCGCTGGTGGGCGCCGGGAGCGTGCTCGACGCCGAGACGGCCCGTCTGGTCATCGAAGCCGGGGCCCGCTACGTGGTCAGTCCGGTCTTCAAGCCGGAGATCATCCAGACGGCGCACCGCTACGACGTGCCGGCGCTTCCGGGCGCCTTTACGCCGACGGAGATTCTGGCGGCGCACGAGGCCGGGGCCGACATTGTGAAGGTGTTTCCGGCCGACGTGGTGGGGATGGCGTTTTTCAAGGCGATTAAAGCGCCGATGCCGCAGCTCAAGCTGATGCCCACCGGTGGGGTGACGCTCACGAACGCGGGCGAGTGGCTTCGGGCGGGGGCGTGTGCGGTGGGGGTGGGCAGCGCGCTGCTGGACCGGGTGGCGATCGCTGAGGGGCGCTGGGAGAAGCTCACCGAAAACGCACGCACGCTCGTGGAAAGCATTCGTCAGGCACGGGAAAGCTGAACGCACAACGCTTCAAACCACGGAAGTACACGTATGAAAGTAGTTACGTTTGGAGAGATCATGTTGCGGCTGTCGACGCCGGGTTTCAGTCGGTTTGTGCAGGCGTCGACGTTCGAGGTGACGTTCGGGGGCGGGGAGGCGAACGTGGCCGTATCGCTGGCCAACTACGGGTTGGAGAGTTACTTCGTGACGAAGCTTCCCAAGCACGAGATTGGTCAGGCGGCGGTCAATCATCTGCGTCGGTTCGGGGTGCGGACGGATTTCATCGTGCGGGGCGGGGATCGGATCGGGATTTACTTTCTGGAGACGGGGGCCAGTCAGCGGCCTTCGAAGGTGATTTACGACCGGGCGCATGCGGCGATCACGACGCTTCGCGAGGGGGAGGTTGACTGGGAGCGGGTGCTGGAGGGGGCGCGGTGGTTTCACTGGACGGGGATCACGCCGGCGCTGGGCGAGTCGGTGCGCTCGGAGCTTCGTCGGGCGCTGGAGGTGGCGCGTCGGCTGGGGGTGAAGGTGAGTGCGGATTTGAACTACCGGGCCAAGCTCTGGAGCGTGGAGGAGGCGCAGCGGGTGATGCGGTCGTTGATGGAATACGTGGACGTGTGCATAGGGAACGAGGAGGACGCGGAGAAGAGCCTGGGGATTAAGCCGAAGGGGGTGGACGTGGAGGCGGGGAAGCTGGAGGAGGCGGCCTATCGGGAGCTGGCGCAGGAGCTGAAGCGGACGTTTGGGTTTGAGGCGGTGGCGATCACGCTTCGGGAGAGTTATTCGGCGTCGGTCAACGGCTGGAGTGCGTTGATGGTGGACGATCGGGATTGTCGGGAGGGTTATCGGTCGCGTCGGTATGAGATTCAACTGGTGGACCGGGTTGGAGGGGGCGATGCGTTTGCGGGGGGCTTGATTTACGGTTTGTTGATGAAGGAGGATACACGGGAGGCGCTGGAGTTTGCGGTGGCGGCGTCGTGTTTGAAGCAGACGATTCCGGGGGATTTCAATCTGGTGAGTGTGGAGGAGGTGGAGAAGCTGGCGCAGGGCACGGGCTCCGGACGCGTCGAACGCTGAGCAATCTGGAAAAATGTTTTCTTGAATCCCAACATTCTGCGGTATGACCATGCGGCGGGTTCAAGTACTTCTGGTAATGCTGGTCTGGGGTGGTATCGCTTCCGCGTTTGCCCAGACCGGCAAGATTGCAGGTTACGTTCGGGATGCGGCCACGGGTGATCCGCTACCCGGCGTGAA from Rhodothermus marinus carries:
- a CDS encoding FadR/GntR family transcriptional regulator — translated: MSKLFQSIGKTELLSHTVEQAIEAAIREGHLNVGDRLPSEFELCNQFGVSRTVIREALRMLSARGLVRIEKGRGVFVCAPSVESVSNPMALYLHMNLGPDHALEVVRARQLIEPVIAAEAARRHTTKDVRRIQENLEALKACSGSFEQLTQVDMEFHVLIAKATHNPVVPLIIHPIQQLMPRIKLNVYLSVEDAHASAVEWHTAIAEAIFARDAERAEACMAQHLRIAEEHVRKMLVALEDKAKPLRNGESASAS
- a CDS encoding T9SS type A sorting domain-containing protein, giving the protein MKLRYYLSTAVAALFLIGGTAWAQVTVVRSGNWSDPTTWSTGAVPTATDDVVIEDSTVYVDVADAKARNVTIRGSGQLLYQRDPSLQGFELSVHGNLVIEGPDAELRPLSQEDQTTGQGLGIVYHRLVVYGDIDNSTGGTFDMRRGATSSNPPTAAFVDLYFVGDTDSHVTLGEYDTNKNQLFQVFIQKENGARVVLHSDVTQDNNSLAKLHLDSGYIVTNEFRWRVYSNSSSAVVGGSPESYVIGALSRGIPTNSSGSAYERVFPVGDENGYRPVTIYSSAKISDDQDFEVRVIPGDADPGGATFQGGLTDVSPVRYYAFTMYDRDSSDPYTVEKIAITYGSDDGVPEGSSDFVVATSVDENRMVWRNSGGFDPATGQPHVTSLANPPTPIQSDMLTDFMFELTLVPGNPPQIARDTYYAAIGTKSAFTVAAEEITAVDGFRLGPAYPNPFQEATRIVLELPRVAPVDVRVYDLLGREVARLAEGTWTPGTHTLMWKPAAGVAPGLYLIRVQAGALTATRKVMVVR
- a CDS encoding bifunctional 4-hydroxy-2-oxoglutarate aldolase/2-dehydro-3-deoxy-phosphogluconate aldolase — protein: MRHEIVSELIRRGAVAVIRMSDPERLVRVVEAICEGGVTAIEITMSVPRAFQMIEEVARRLGDVALVGAGSVLDAETARLVIEAGARYVVSPVFKPEIIQTAHRYDVPALPGAFTPTEILAAHEAGADIVKVFPADVVGMAFFKAIKAPMPQLKLMPTGGVTLTNAGEWLRAGACAVGVGSALLDRVAIAEGRWEKLTENARTLVESIRQARES
- a CDS encoding sugar kinase, yielding MKVVTFGEIMLRLSTPGFSRFVQASTFEVTFGGGEANVAVSLANYGLESYFVTKLPKHEIGQAAVNHLRRFGVRTDFIVRGGDRIGIYFLETGASQRPSKVIYDRAHAAITTLREGEVDWERVLEGARWFHWTGITPALGESVRSELRRALEVARRLGVKVSADLNYRAKLWSVEEAQRVMRSLMEYVDVCIGNEEDAEKSLGIKPKGVDVEAGKLEEAAYRELAQELKRTFGFEAVAITLRESYSASVNGWSALMVDDRDCREGYRSRRYEIQLVDRVGGGDAFAGGLIYGLLMKEDTREALEFAVAASCLKQTIPGDFNLVSVEEVEKLAQGTGSGRVER